The following proteins come from a genomic window of Cronobacter muytjensii ATCC 51329:
- the hisL gene encoding his operon leader peptide, producing the protein MTRVQFNNHHHHHHPD; encoded by the coding sequence ATGACACGCGTTCAGTTTAACAACCATCACCATCACCATCATCCTGATTAG